A single genomic interval of Nocardioides palaemonis harbors:
- a CDS encoding helix-turn-helix domain-containing protein encodes MTDTNFAARLAAARKAGSLTQQQLADRSGAHVTQIRRYEAGTSQPTLDVLRALALALNVSADSLLFDDDERGPQSQSLRLKLEAVDQFTPDEQEHVAAFIEGALLRHHARQAFSGQAS; translated from the coding sequence GTGACCGACACCAACTTCGCCGCCCGCCTCGCCGCCGCGCGCAAGGCCGGGTCGCTCACCCAGCAGCAGCTCGCCGACCGATCCGGCGCCCACGTCACCCAGATCCGCCGATACGAGGCCGGCACCAGCCAACCCACCCTCGACGTCCTCCGCGCCCTCGCGCTCGCCCTCAACGTCAGCGCGGACTCGCTCCTCTTCGACGACGACGAACGCGGCCCCCAAAGCCAGTCACTGCGGCTCAAGCTCGAAGCCGTCGACCAGTTCACCCCCGACGAACAAGAACACGTCGCCGCCTTCATCGAAGGCGCACTTCTCCGCCACCACGCCCGCCAAGCCTTCAGCGGCCAAGCCAGCTGA
- a CDS encoding toprim domain-containing protein, protein MSRSKSAKLPSLVEPDAGDAELLGMVVGHYAEALAGHSDALAFLARRRIDDPEAIEAFRIGFGDRTLGYRIPHSRTADGARVRGRLRDLGVIKTSGHEHFRGCLTFPILDAAGQVGEVYGRRLDPHATPQHLYLPGPHRGVWNPAGFEAEELIICESIIDALTLWCAGFRHVTAAYGVYGWTPDHQQALVEHGIKRTLIAFDGDDAGDRGAKALAAELTDAGVEVFRVELPRGSDVNDVAVEAKNAQEALGRYLRKAAWMGGAQNGRPSSPRVEVESVRVVPPGLDSPAHTVEPVEPAPVVAPDEPDESEGSVDPSQVVGRELLVEFAERRWRVRGLDKVTSFDVLRVNLLVTVSGQADGPSPSSGSGFHVDTLDLYSARARAAFVVAARRVSCGWRRRW, encoded by the coding sequence GTGTCGCGGTCGAAGTCGGCGAAGCTGCCGTCGCTGGTTGAGCCTGATGCTGGCGACGCCGAGCTGCTGGGGATGGTGGTTGGGCACTACGCGGAGGCGTTGGCCGGGCACAGCGACGCCCTGGCGTTCCTGGCCCGGCGGCGGATCGATGACCCCGAGGCGATCGAGGCGTTCCGGATCGGGTTCGGTGATCGGACGCTTGGCTACCGGATCCCGCACTCCCGCACCGCCGATGGGGCGCGAGTCCGTGGCAGGCTGCGGGACCTGGGCGTGATCAAGACCAGCGGGCACGAGCACTTCCGAGGCTGCCTAACCTTCCCGATCCTCGACGCCGCTGGCCAGGTCGGCGAGGTCTATGGCCGCCGACTGGACCCGCACGCCACCCCGCAGCACCTCTACCTGCCCGGCCCGCACCGCGGGGTCTGGAACCCGGCCGGGTTTGAGGCCGAGGAGCTGATCATCTGTGAGTCGATCATCGACGCGCTCACGCTCTGGTGCGCGGGGTTCCGTCACGTCACCGCTGCCTATGGGGTCTACGGCTGGACCCCCGACCACCAACAAGCGCTGGTCGAGCACGGCATCAAGCGAACTCTCATCGCGTTCGACGGTGACGACGCCGGCGACCGCGGCGCCAAAGCTCTTGCGGCTGAACTGACGGACGCGGGTGTCGAGGTGTTCCGGGTCGAGCTCCCCAGGGGCAGCGACGTGAACGACGTCGCGGTCGAGGCGAAGAACGCTCAGGAGGCGCTCGGCCGCTACCTGCGCAAGGCCGCGTGGATGGGCGGCGCCCAGAATGGTCGGCCGTCGTCGCCCCGGGTCGAGGTTGAGTCGGTTCGGGTGGTGCCGCCGGGGTTGGACTCGCCCGCCCATACCGTCGAGCCGGTCGAACCGGCGCCGGTCGTCGCACCGGATGAGCCTGATGAGTCCGAGGGCTCGGTTGATCCGTCGCAGGTGGTGGGTCGTGAGCTGTTGGTGGAGTTCGCCGAACGCAGGTGGCGGGTGCGCGGCCTGGACAAGGTCACCAGCTTCGACGTGCTGCGGGTCAACCTCCTGGTCACCGTGAGCGGACAGGCCGACGGGCCGTCCCCATCGTCGGGGTCGGGGTTCCACGTCGACACCCTGGACTTGTATTCGGCCAGGGCACGCGCGGCGTTCGTCGTGGCCGCGCGGCGGGTGAGCTGCGGCTGGCGCCGGAGGTGGTGA
- a CDS encoding M57 family metalloprotease, which translates to MLKSRISRITTAALASAALAASMAPAATAATAQDNVPSFEEFRASTLRDVGGQYVVNGDETIPTMKALRAYYDTMVGSSDSNSGNTSLVVNTVGGADDKWSATAARNLTYCVSNNFGADKAAVVSAMQSGAAQWEAASSGVNFIYVSSADSSCTVSNSSVVFSVEPTSTTSYIARAFFPSSPDSQRNVLVNAYSLQNSGSWTPSNILAHELGHTLGFRHEHTRPEAGTCFEDNNWRPLTPYDSSSIMHYPQCNGSSSDLSMTATDRAGVASLYGS; encoded by the coding sequence ATGCTGAAGAGCAGGATCAGTCGGATCACCACGGCGGCCCTGGCGTCGGCCGCCCTCGCCGCCTCGATGGCCCCGGCCGCCACCGCTGCCACCGCGCAGGACAACGTGCCGAGCTTCGAGGAGTTCCGGGCTTCCACCCTGCGTGACGTGGGCGGCCAGTACGTCGTGAACGGTGACGAGACCATCCCGACCATGAAGGCCCTGCGCGCCTACTACGACACGATGGTCGGCTCCAGCGACTCCAACAGCGGCAACACCTCGCTCGTCGTCAACACCGTCGGCGGTGCCGACGACAAGTGGTCGGCCACCGCGGCCCGCAACCTCACGTACTGCGTGAGCAACAACTTCGGCGCCGACAAGGCCGCCGTGGTGTCGGCGATGCAGTCCGGTGCCGCACAGTGGGAGGCCGCCTCGAGCGGGGTGAACTTCATCTACGTGAGCAGCGCCGACTCCAGCTGCACGGTGTCCAACAGCTCGGTGGTGTTCTCGGTCGAGCCGACGAGCACGACGTCCTACATCGCGCGCGCCTTCTTCCCGAGCAGCCCCGACAGCCAGCGCAACGTGCTGGTCAACGCGTACTCGCTGCAGAACTCGGGCTCCTGGACGCCCTCGAACATCCTGGCCCACGAGCTCGGCCACACGCTGGGCTTCCGCCACGAGCACACCCGGCCCGAGGCCGGCACCTGCTTCGAGGACAACAACTGGCGTCCGCTGACGCCCTACGACTCCTCCTCGATCATGCACTACCCGCAGTGCAACGGCTCGTCGAGCGACCTCTCGATGACCGCCACCGACCGGGCGGGCGTGGCGTCGCTCTACGGTTCCTGA